From a single Miscanthus floridulus cultivar M001 chromosome 8, ASM1932011v1, whole genome shotgun sequence genomic region:
- the LOC136474370 gene encoding elicitor-responsive protein 3-like translates to MVHGTLEVLLVGAKGLENTDYLCNMDPYAILKCRSQEQKSSIATGKGSSPEWNENFIFTVSDRTTDLLIKLMDSDTGTADDFVGEATIPLEAVYTERSIPPTLYNVVKGEKYCGEIKVGLTFTPEDTRQRGLPEDFGGWKQSS, encoded by the exons ATGGTGCACGGGACGCTGGAGGTGCTGCTCGTTGGGGCCAAGGGCCTCGAGAACACCGATTACCTCT GTAACATGGATCCATATGCAATTCTCAAGTGCCGTTCACAGGAGCAGAAGAGCAGTATTGCAACTG GAAAAGGAAGTAGCCCTGAGTGGAATGAAAACTTTATCTTCACCGTGTCTGACCGGACCACAGACTTGTTGATCAAGCTTATGGATAGTGATACAGGCACAGCAGATGACTTTGTTGGTGAAGCAAC GATTCCATTGGAAGCAGTGTATACTGAAAGGAGCATTCCACCAACACTCTATAATGTTGTGAAAGGTGAAAAATACTGTGGGGAAATCAAAGTTGGTCTCACATTCACTCCTGAG GATACTCGCCAGCGGGGTCTCCCAGAGGACTTTGGTGGATGGAAGCAATCATCTTAG
- the LOC136477802 gene encoding putative nuclear RNA export factor SDE5 — MDLSHAMTSSSDDETRALSTLLDVFSCAFSLDDIADAYIKANGDANKAGDFLTDLQLSLPHINDVESSVETNLSHTDKAVEENCMDNSSQPRTLPRTEQAVEEKHIENSDQTKMPEKLHKSSAAFGTVSSMLGKEPTRATTTASRASKKDKPLRVELPEYMRDDFKMKSYESDSAPRRETLNDRDVEEFLFCMLGEGFKLSMELIREVLGSCGYDIKKSMEELISFSEKDPDKKAESKHNAIQDVAVECSVPKGRCLGSQSTEGTQRSKPKISPGELIEAIFTVPERLEEEPKLKRYELGANRNRVPYQKPVLKPLEDISTYSTEFPIKVILGSKAPSVNEEEYQNYRRAAKQHWDMMKQYYEKAADAFREGSQKEVDYLIQEGKRCYQMARWADEKSAGEIIKPKETESKNEFCLDLRKQDAANVSNLLRLHLKQLANIPSFDYLKVIIGVDDGSFKMGQRRRKVMKYVEKNSLHWTEEEPRSGNILIRINQVENQQG, encoded by the exons ATGGATCTGTCCCATGCGATGACTTCGTCCAGTGACGATGAAACCAGGGCACTTAGTACATTGCTTGATGTGTTCAGCTGTGccttttcacttgatgatatagcTGACGCATATATCAAAGCAAATGGCGATGCCAACAAAGCTGGAGATTTCTTAACCGACCTTCAACTTTCGTTGCCTCATATCAATGATGTTGAGTCAAGTGTCGAGACTAACCTTTCCCATACTGACAAGGCAGTTGAAGAAAACTGTATGGACAATTCAAGCCAACCAAGAACTCTTCCCCGGACTGAGCAGGCAGTTGAAGAAAAGCATATCGAGAATTCAGATCAAACAAAAATGCCAGAAAAGTTGCATAAGTCTAGTGCTGCATTTGGTACTGTCTCCAGCATGTTAGGAAAAGAACCTACCAGGGCTACAACAACAGCGAGTAGAGCATCAAAAAAAGACAAACCTCTTAGGGTTGAACTGCCAGAGTACATGCGGGATGATTTTAAGATGAAATCTTATGAATCTGACTCTGCACCAAGGAGAGAGACTCTGAATGACAGGGACGTTGAGGAGTTTTTGTTTTGCATGCTTGGTGAAGGATTTAAGCTCAGTATGGAATTGATCCGTGAAGTTCTAG GCAGCTGTGGATATGATATTAAGAAG AGCATGGAGGAATTGATATCATTTTCTGAAAAAGATCCAGACAAAAAGGCAGAAAGCAAACATAACGCGATACAA GATGTGGCAGTAGAATGTTCTGTTCCAAAGGGAAGATGCTTAGGTTCGCAGTCAACAGAGGGAACGCAGAGGTCAAAGCCAAAGATTTCTCCAGGAGAGTTGATAGAAGCAATCTTCACTGTACCTGAACGATTGGAGGAGGAGCCAAAATTAAAACGATATGAATTAGGCGCAAATCGAAACAGAGTCCCATATCAGAAACCAGTCCTGAAACCTCTTGAGGACATTTCAACATATTCTACTGAGTTTCCCATCAAAGTTATCTTAGGTAGCAAAG CACCATCTGTGAATGAGGAGGAATACCAGAACTACCGCAGGGCTGCAAAGCAGCATTGGGATATGATGAAACAGTACTATGAGAAG GCTGCTGATGCTTTTAGGGAGGGTAGCCAGAAAGAAGTCGATTATCTTATACAGGAA GGCAAGCGCTGTTATCAGATGGCTCGATGGGCTGATGAGAAATCTGCTGGGGAGATTATCAAGCCCAA GGAAACAGAGTCAAAAAATGAATTTTGTCTTGATCTACGCAAACAAGATGCAGCAAATGTATCTAATCTCCTGAGACTCCATCTTAAACAGTTGGCAAACATTCCAT CTTTTGATTATCTGAAAGTTATCATTGGTGTTGATGACGGCAGTTTCAAGATGggacaaagaagaagaaag GTGATGAAGTATGTGGAAAAGAATTCACTCCATTGGACTGAAGAAGAGCCCCGCTCTGGGAACATCCTTATCCGGATTAATCAGGTGGAAAATCAGCAGGGATAG
- the LOC136474369 gene encoding thioredoxin M1, chloroplastic-like translates to MASRLAVSVSVAAPASSPSPAATVAPPRLALRRGLPPPTCRALRTALPPRSRGAAVVCQAQGGQDTAIQVPDVSKSTWQSLVVESELPVLIQFWASWCGPCKMIDPIVGKLSKEYEGKLKCYKLNTDENPDIATQLGIRSIPTMMIFKNGEKKDAVIGAVPESTLVTCIDKYVGGR, encoded by the exons ATGGCCTCCCGCCTcgccgtctccgtctccgtcGCCGCGCCCGCATCGTCGCCTTCCCCGGCCGCCACCGTCGCCCCGCCGCGCCTCGCGCTCCGCCGAGGCCTCCCGCCGCCGACGTGCCGCGCGCTCCGCACCGCCCTCCCCCCGCGATCCCGTGGCGCGGCCGTCGTGTGCCAGGCCCAGGGCGGCCAGGACACCGCCATCCAAG TTCCTGATGTGAGCAAATCCACATGGCAATCACTTGTGGTGGAGAGCGAGCTTCCTGTCCTCATTCAGTTCTGGGCCTCATGGTGCGGACCGTGTAAGATGATAGACCCCATCGTTGGCAAGCTCTCAAAGGAGTACGAAGGAAAGCTGAAATGTTACAAGCTAAACACTGACGAGAACCCTGACATCGCGACCCAATTGGGCATCCGGAGCATCCCCACCATGATGATATTCAAGAACGGTGAGAAGAAGGACGCGGTGATTGGAGCCGTGCCAGAGAGCACCCTGGTCACCTGCATCGACAAGTATGTTGGTGGGAGGTGA
- the LOC136477803 gene encoding expansin-B16-like, with product MAGASSSCSAACCGFSIRAALLASSLVCAACLFGSVEASGAVHRVVDPEWHPATATWYGSAEGDGSDGGACGYGTLVDVVPMKARVGAVSPVLFKSGEGCGACYKVRCLDHGICSRRAVTVIVTDECPGGVCAGGRTHFDLSGAAFGRLAVAGAGSQLRNRGEINVVFRRTACRYGGENIAFHVNEGSTSFWLSLLVEFEDGDGDIGSMQLKQANSAQWRDMQHVWGATWSLTPGPLVGPFSVRLTTLSGKQTLTAQDVIPKNWAPKATYTSRLNFA from the exons ATGGCCGGCGCCTCCTCGAGCTGCTCTGCCGCCTGCTGCGGCTTCTCCATCCGCGCGGCGCTCCTCGCGTCGTCGCTCGTGTGCGCCGCGTGCCTCTTCGGCTCCGTGGAGGCTTCGGGGGCGGTGCACAGGGTGGTCGACCCCGAGTGGCACCCGGCCACCGCCACCTGGTACGGCAGCGCCGAGGGCGACGGCAGCGACG GCGGCGCGTGCGGGTACGGGACGCTGGTGGACGTGGTGCCGATGAAGGCGCGCGTGGGCGCCGTGAGCCCCGTGCTGTTCAAGTCCGGTGAGGGCTGCGGCGCCTGCTACAAGGTCCGGTGCCTCGACCACGGCATCTGCTCGCGCCGCGCCGTCACGGTCATCGTCACCGACGAGTGCCCCGGCGGGGTCTGCGCGGGCGGCCGCACGCACTTCGACCTCAGCGGCGCCGCGTTCGGCCGCCTCGCCGTGGCCGGCGCCGGCAGCCAGCTGCGCAACCGGGGCGAGATCAACGTCGTGTTCCGCAG GACGGCGTGCAGGTACGGGGGCGAGAACATCGCCTTCCACGTGAACGAGGGCTCCACTAGCTTCTGGCTCTCCCTCCTGGTGGAGTTCGAGGATGGCGACGGCGACATCGGATCCATGCAGCTCAAACAG GCCAACTCGGCGCAGTGGCGAGACATGCAGCACGTCTGGGGGGCCACGTGGAGCCTCACCCCGGGCCCGCTTGTCGGACCCTTCTCCGTGCGGCTGACGACCCTGTCCGGCAAGCAGACCCTTACGGCCCAGGACGTCATCCCCAAGAACTGGGCCCCCAAGGCCACCTACACCTCCCGGCTCAATTTCGCGTAG
- the LOC136474367 gene encoding E3 ubiquitin-protein ligase RMA2-like, protein MEQTRTGGAGEQPREAPGEEPAKRIIGADVPAAAAAAAESGFGCFDCNICLECATEPVVTLCGHLYCWPCIYEWLRPDAEADAMSSARRQCPVCKAAVSPDALVPLYGRGGSSDAKKPPRGLASIPRRPALRQSAQDSGGDGGHHHRHAETDAPARTPRHPADAHAAQFDALLPTPFGDRGMMHSTAGGMAVAVLPLVLRGQAQPPGMYYSGTYHLMNPRQRRWHMEVEGSLHQIWFFLFVFVALCLLLF, encoded by the coding sequence ATGGAGCAGACGCGCACGGGCGGTGCCGGTGAGCAGCCCAGGGAGGCTCCCGGCGAGGAACCGGCGAAGAGGATCATCGGCGCAGACgtgcccgcggcggcggcggcggcggcggagtctGGCTTTGGCTGCTTCGACTGCAACATCTGCCTCGAGTGCGCCACGGAGCCGGTGGTCACGCTCTGCGGCCACCTCTACTGCTGGCCCTGCATCTACGAGTGGCTGCGCCCCGACGCCGAAGCCGACGCCATGAGCTCGGCGAGGCGGCAGTGCCCCGTGTGCAAGGCCGCGGTGTCCCCGGACGCGCTCGTGCCGCTCTACGGCCGCGGCGGGAGCTCCGACGCCAAGAAGCCGCCGCGCGGCCTGGCCAGCATCCCGCGCCGCCCGGCCCTGCGACAGAGCGCGCAAgacagcggcggcgacggcggccaccACCATCGGCACGCCGAGACCGACGCGCCAGCCCGGACGCCGCGGCACCCCGCCGACGCCCACGCCGCGCAGTTCGACGCCCTCCTCCCCACGCCGTTCGGGGACCGCGGCATGATGCACTCGACGGCCGGAGGGATGGCGGTGGCCGTCCTCCCGCTGGTGCTCCGTGGGCAGGCGCAGCCGCCGGGCATGTACTACTCGGGCACTTACCATCTGATGAACCCCAGGCAGAGACGGTGGCATATGGAGGTAGAGGGGTCCCTGCATCAGATATGGTTCTTCCTCTTCGTGTTCGTGGCGCTGTGCTTGCTCTTGTTCTGA